ataCACGGCTCGGCTATACATCGAAGAGTGTTGTTCCCCCCTCTGCAGAACCGCTGGCAATAgtgagagaaggcggcagctCGCGGAGCGAGAGCCCTATACACGGTGTGGAGGCACACACTGGGGGATGCAATATacagaggaagggagagtgCGAACGAGCTACGTAAGCCACGTCATGGCACGCACTCCCCCCATCCACACCTCAAACTACCAGCAGCTCAAGCACGCAGACAAGCACCTCACCCACTCATCCTCCATGTACTATCGAAGTTTCCATGTAAGGATGTTGTACTCCGTTGAGTTCATCTGCCGGCTGAGAAACTGCTGGCGTGTGGCGTAGCGGGTGCGCACCTCAGCGTTGTGGCGCATCACCttctgctccgcctccactgTGTAGCATTGGTGAGTGATAGGATCACGGTCGTCTTGCTCACGGTTCTTGCGCGCCGTGCCCGCTACGTTGGCAAGTCGCCTCTGCACTGCCTCAATGGCCGCGTTGCGGGTAGCTTGTAGTGTCGCCtcacgcgccgccgcccgctcGTGGCGAGCCTGCTGGTACTCACGGAGCTTTTGACGCCTGCACAATCGATCCTGACGAAGAGTCGCGTCGACTGTCATATCAGCAtcaaggcgctgcgcgtccGCTAAAAATGCATCCCCGCCACGCCCGCTGTCACAGTCCATGCGCGGGtggcgctgatgctgctgtaGTAAGTGCGGTGGCACTACATTGTTGAGTGCAGGAGCAGTAGCGCAGTGCTTTGATGTTGTATATGATGACGTCCCAGCAGTGATGCTTGGCTTCACCGAGGCTTCtggggaaggagagacaGACGAGAGCGACGAGTGCGCcaagctgctgctcgtgcctGGCCGTACTGCTGTGCTGTTCGATGCTGAGCATGGCGGGAGAGGAATGATCGGGTGCTGATAGCCGGGAGGATGCTGCAGAACCTCTGCCTGGTGCCTCCAGATACCGCGATACGGAATTGGCTTCAGATGGAAGGGGGCCTCGTTGCCGAACAGCATGATATCTGGAAAGGTCTTAATATGTtctgcctgcgtgtgtgtaggagGGGTTCAagggagggtgagagagtAGGGAAGTCTGGCGCGGATGAGAGAATGATCgaacgaagagaaggcggaaTCAAAAATGAGCAGctgggaagggagaaaggcgCCAGTGCGGAAGCAGCGGAGACACCGAGAAGCGCTCAGATctcagaaagagagagagaagagaggccaTCGTTCGCCTGCACAAGCGATCCGCCTGCCTCCATTGGCACATTCTTTAGTTCTTTATTTTGTTCCTCATCCCGCCCCGCCCGGCATTAAACCGCGTCTTGTCACTGCACATAGGAGATGCGACGTGTATGCGGTgcacgtgtctgtgcgtagcggagagggacagagcgggggaggggggggggacgcaGAGACGACGACAGTGGTGGCTCCCCGTTGAATGGATGAGCATGTCGACATACTCTGAGGCGACTCTCCTTTCACGCCcgttccctctctctgcgcttgcGCATGTctgccgcgcagcgcctgctgaAGCCTCGGACGCCTCCATCTgcagaagggaggggaaaaggagggctTCGTACATTGCAGTTCCATGCTGCGATGTACAGGCTATTGGCAACGGCAATACACGCGGGACACAGGTGGCTGTCAAAGTGAATcccacaccagcacacaAGCAAGCAACCACACAATCTGCACGCCGAAGAGGTACAAgaagatgaggagggagtggagaAAAGCATCACGAGATGGCCGAAAGGGATAATAACGACATCATCGCCAAAATAATAGTGAGAGCAACAcccagacagacagacagacacacacacacacacacacacacacacacacgcggcgTGCGAGCACCAACACAAGCGGTGATGTGCAcgcagcggaggaagagaaccAATgaatggaggaggggaagagagtcAACGAGCAtacgaacacacacacacacacacacgtacacaccaACAAGTACACAGATATGCATACTTCAACACAAAACATAGATTTGCAAGGAGGTAAATGACAACAGTCGCAGCGATGCGAGGTaaagtgggagagagaacggtggcagtggcacgggtggtggcggtaccACGGATGGGAGTCGcggagcggagagagggcgggagagagagggggtgagaaagagagtggagaaggggaTGAAGGGGGTGTGATGAGGAAGGGCGGCGCCAAACATGTCCCCGCGCACGCTCACAGAACCGGCCGCACCAGCGGTGTCGAGAATCTCTGAGGAAGTCGAGCGGTACAATAGCCACAAAGGGTGGAAAGGTGAAACTCCGCAGGAGCCTCAACGTGCATCTCATggctctcgctcgctccgcctctctctctctaaacACACGTGAATGAGTCAGAAGCGCCCTACCGATGTGGCGCAAgagcaggagaggagagcagaaaagggaaacaccagccaccgccaccacctggcTCTGGacagggaggaaagaaggcaGCGACAgagccggcagcagcaggaggagagcgcgcaggcgcagatgcaaatacacacacacacacacgcactcacatggaagaggaggaagagggtcgAAGCTAAAGACGACTACAAGATCGTACGGCCATTACCCTcggggggaagagagggggagctctctttctcactcaTCTCGGTCTTGGTTCGCGAGGAACCGCACCTGTTGCTCCAATCTCTCTGTACCCGCATCactgtcgctgtcgtcgacCTCGTCCTCGATCTGGTcgcgcgtgctgcggcgcgtgtGCAACTTCagtcgctgctcctcttcttcctctggTGCTAGGTccccgtcgctgccgctgtagTCACGGACACCGATGGCTTCCTGGTATCCGCCGCCAACAGTGTTGCTCAGCACGGTGTTACCGTTGCTTCCAGGGAACATATCCGGTGAGGCACTCGCCAAAGAAGATGCGCCACCTGTGGTGTCAGACGCTAGTTGAATAGCTGCGACGGCCACCGTCGCTCCGCTAGGAACGTCCATCACGTGCTGCACAGCAGGGGGCACACTCGCAGAAGACGGCCCCTCAGCTGAGTTCGACGCCATCCGAGTTGCCGGGGGAAGGGCACCCTGCGACACCGGGTTGCCAGGCTGATTACGCCGATCCTCGCAAACAAGTGCTGAGGAAGGCATAACAtgaaccgcagcagcggcagcatccaGCCACGGCATCGGTCGCATTAGCTCTGCCGGTGCACACGGCAGCGGTTCCTCCGTGAAAAatcggtgctgcagagcctcGGTGGCAgatgggcggcggcgcgggttccactgcagcaccgatGCGAGCAGATCCACCCCGCttgcaggcagcagcgcaccctCCGCTGCCACAGGGACACTGCCGTGCGCTACAGTGGGGAGGATAGCGCCACGTTGGAAGAGGCTCGCCAGACGTGAGGTGCGGTTCCAACGCGGTAGCGACTGCATCATTGCCTTCGTCTGAGGAAGGTGGTACAACCCAGGGAACGACTCCTCCGTCGGAATGCCCAGCACCTCGCACAGGGCCAGCAGGTGTTGACTGTCGGTCGAGGCGTGGAAAAGAGGACGGCGCAGGAAAAGCTCGGCAAATATGCACCCGACCGACCAGACATCCATCTTGTGAGAGTAGTCCACGACACCAAAGTGCAGCTCCGGCGCGCGATACATGAGCGTCACAACGGTGGGGGTGAGCGCCTGG
This portion of the Leishmania panamensis strain MHOM/PA/94/PSC-1 chromosome 27 sequence genome encodes:
- a CDS encoding hypothetical protein (TriTrypDB/GeneDB-style sysID: LpmP.27.1930): MLFGNEAPFHLKPIPYRGIWRHQAEVLQHPPGYQHPIIPLPPCSASNSTAVRPGTSSSLAHSSLSSVSPSPEASVKPSITAGTSSYTTSKHCATAPALNNVVPPHLLQQHQRHPRMDCDSGRGGDAFLADAQRLDADMTVDATLRQDRLCRRQKLREYQQARHERAAAREATLQATRNAAIEAVQRRLANVAGTARKNREQDDRDPITHQCYTVEAEQKVMRHNAEVRTRYATRQQFLSRQMNSTEYNILTWKLR